Below is a window of Bordetella genomosp. 9 DNA.
AAAACAATGCCCACACGGTGTTGACGCGATCGTTGACGTCCAGGTTGCGCTGGTTGGCATCGCGGAAGCGGCGCACCTCGCGCTTTTCCTGGGCGAAGGCCTTGACCACCCGTATGCCGGGTATGGTGTCGGCCAGCACGTTGGTGATTTCCGACCACACCCGGTCGACTTTCTCGAAGCCGTGGCGCAGATGGTCGCGCACCGCATGGATCATCCAGCCGATGAACGGCAGCGGGATCAGCGTGACCAGGGCCAGCCAGGGGTTGATCGAGATCAGGATGACGGCGGTCATCACGATCATCAGCACGTCGGTGGCGAAATCCAGCAGATGCAGGGATAGGAATACGCAGATGCGATCGGTTTCGCTGCCGATGCGGGCGATCAGGTCGCCGGTGCGCTTGCCGCCGAAATACGCCAGCGACAGGTGCTGCAGATGCTCGTAGGTGGTCGTGCGCAGGTCCGCGCCGATGCGTTCGCTCACCCAGGCCAGGATGTAGGTGCGCCCCCAGCCCAGGCCCCAGGCCAGCAGGGCCGATGCGAACAGGCCGGACAGGTACATCACCACGCGGTCGTCGTCGATGGGCGCGCCGTTCTGGAACGGGATCAGCACCTCGTCCATCAGGGGCATGGTCAGGTAAGGCGGCACCAGCGTGGCCGCGGTGGCCAGCAGCGTCAGCATGAAACCGACGAACAGCGGCACCTGGTACGGCACGGCGAAGCGCCACAGCCGCAGCAGCGCCCAGGTCGACGGCGGTTCCGGCGTGGGCGGATTGCAGACGGGGCAGATGTCCTGCTCTGCGGTAAGCGGCTCCAGGCAGGTGGCGCAGACCCGGTGATTCGCCTCGCCCGCGTCGCGCAGGCCGCGCAGCACGTCGAATTGCCGCGCGTAGGCGTCGCGCAGGCGCAGCGCGGCCGGATTGCGGCCCAGCGTGTAGCGCCAGACGGCCAGGCGGGCTTCCGGGCCCTGCAATTCCAGCATGCCGGCGCCGGCGTGGTCGGAAACCGTCATGGCTTCCGTTTCGTCATAGGACCAGCGCCGCCATTGCGGCTCGCCCGGCTCGCGCGCGACGACGCCCCGGTCGGTCACGAAAACCATGCCGGTGCGGAACTTAAGCGCCCCATCCAGGTCTAGCGCCAACCAGGCGAGCAAAGTCTCGCCCTCACCCAGCTGGGCGAGCATGTCGGCGTGCCAATCGGCTGGCAGGGCGGCTCCGTCCGGGACGAAGTCTAAAACGGGTTTCTTCATGGAAAACGTATTCACAGCCGCGGCGGAACCAGCAGGCCGGGACCCCGATTTCGGCGCGAAGCTGAAAACGTGTTCCTTCCTTGCAACACTATAGACGTCATGGATAGAATCCGCGTCGCCGCCCGCGTACCGATATTTCTATAATCGGCGGCATACACAGAGCATCCTGGCACTGACGAACCGCGCACCGTACACCTACACGGCATAACCCACCAACCGTACGAAGCCCAGGAATTCTTCCGTTCGCCATCGGAATTTTCGGCAAATTAGAACATGAAAAAGAAAGACATTGAATTTCTCGATGTCGTGGCTTTGCGCGGCCCGAACATCTGGACGTACCGCCCCGTCCTGGAAGCCTGGGTCGATATCGGCGAACTGGAGGACTATCCGTCCAACACCATCCCCGGTTTCTACGAGCGGCTGTCCACGTGGCTGCCCACGCTGATCGAGCACCGCTGCAGCCCGGGCGTGCGCGGCGGGTTCCTGCAGCGCCTGCGCGAAGGCACCTGGCCCGCGCACATCCTGGAACACGTCACGCTGGAACTGCAGAACCTGGCCGGCTTGCCCGGCGGCTTCGGCAAGGCCCGCGAAACCGCCACGCGCGGCGTCTACAAGGTGATCGTGCGGGCCTGGCAGGAAGACGTCACCCGCGCCGCGCTGGCCGAAGCGCGCGAGCTGGTCATGGCGGCCATGGAAGACCGCCCCTTCGACGTGGACGCCACCGTCGAACGCCTGCGGGACATGGTGGACCGCCATTGCCTGGGCCCCAGCACCGCCTGCATCGTCGATGCCGCGGACGACCGCGACATTCCCTATATACGCCTGTTCGAAGGCAACCTGGTCCAGATGGGCTATGGCGCGCGCCAGCGCCGCATCTGGACGGCGGAGACCGACCGCACCAGCGCCATCGCCGAAGGCATCTCCCGCGACAAGGACCTGACCAAGCGCCTGCTGGCCGAATGCGGCGTGCCGGTCCCGGAGGGCCGCCTGGTGGAATCGCGGGAACAGGCCTGGGAAGCCGCGCAGGACATCGGCCTGCCGGTGGTGATCAAGCCTTATGACGGCAATCATGGCCGCGGCGTCTTCACCAACCTGAACAGCTATGAAGAGGTCAAGGCGGCCTACGCGGTGGCCGAGGAAGAAGGCAACGGCGTCCTGGTCGAGCGCTTCGTATCCGGCAACGAACACCGCCTGCTGGTGGTGGGCGACCGCATGGTGGCCGCCGCGCGCGGCGAACCGGCCTGGATCGTCGGCGACGGCGTCCATACCGTCGAAGACCTGATCGAGCTGCAGATCAACACCGACCCGCGGCGCGGCAGCGATGAAGACTGCCCGCTGAACAAGGTGCGGCTGGACTCCGCCGCCCGCCTGGAAATCGCCCGCCAGGGCCTGGCCGCCGACAGCGTGCCGCCGGCCGGGCAGGAAGTGCTTATCCAGCGCAACGGCAACGTCGCCTTCGACGTCACCGACCTGGTGCACCCCGAAGTCGCGCACGCGGTCACGCTGGCCGCGCGCATCGTCGGCCTGGACGTGGCGGGCGTGGACCTGGTGGCCGAGGACATCTCGCGCCCGCTCGACGAACAGCGCGGCGCCATCGTCGAAGTCAATGCCGGTCCGGGGCTGCTGATGCACCTGAAGCCGGCCGATGGCCAGCCGCGACCCGTCGGCCGCGCCATCATCGACCATCTGTTCCCCGATGGCGAGGATGGCCGCATCCCGGTCGTCGGCGTCACCGGCACCAATGGCAAGACCGTGGTCGCGCGGCTGACCGCCCGCATGCTGCAGCTGGGCGGCAGCTACGTGGGCCTGGCCTGCAGCGAAGGCCTGTACTTCAACCAGCGCCAGGTCGAAAAAGGCGATCGCGGCGACTGGGCCACCGGACGCCGGGTGCTGATGAACCGCTCGGTCGACGCCGCGGTCATCGAGAACAGCAGCAGCGTGATCCTGCGCCAGGGGCTGGCCTACGATCGCTGCCAGGTGGGGATCGTCACCAACCTCGATGGCGGCGACCATCTGGGCGAGCACGACATCCGCGACCTGGACGGCATGTACAACGTCCTGCGCACGCAAGTCGACGTGGTGCTGCCCACCGGCGCCGCCGTCCTGAACGCGCGCGACGAACGCGTGGTCGAACTCGCCACGCTGTGCGACGGCGACGTGGTGTTCTTCGGCCTGGATCCGCGCCTGCCCGCCATCGCGTCGCACGTGGCGCTGGGCAAGCGCGCGGTCTACGTGCGCGATGGCCACGTGGTGCTGGCCGAAGGCACCAGCGAACAACGGGTCAGCGAACTGGCGTCGATTCCGCTGACGGTGGGCGGACGCATCGACTTCCAGGTGGAAAACGTATTGGCCGCGGTTGGCGCCGCCTGGGCGCTGGGCGTGCCGGCGCACATCATCCGCGTCGCCATCGAAACCTTCGACATCGACCGCGGCGATGCGCCGTGGCAGTTCACGGCCGTCGAACGCAAGGACGCCACCGTGGTGGTGGACGGCGCCCACAACGCGTCCGCGCTGCGCGCCTTGATCGCCGCCGCCGAACGCTTCCCCGCCAAACGGCGCCGTGTCGTCTACGGCGCCGGCAAGGACCGCCGCGACGAAGACCTGCTGGAGCAGGGAACCCTGCTGGGCAAGGCCTTCGATGAAATCGTGCTGTACGACGATGCCACCGTGCCGTCGAGGCGGCCGGCGGGCCAGGCCCGCGCGCTGTTGCGCGAAGGCGCGTCGCAAGGCGGCCGGGCCGCCGCCATCGTCGACCAGCCGGACCACGCCACCGCGATGCGCGCGGTGCTGGACAGCGTGCTTCCGGGCGATCTCGTCATCCTGCAGTGCGATGAAGGCAGCGCCGAGCCTTCCCTGAATTTGTTGCGCCACTGGATACAACAGAACTGAGGACATGGCGGCGCCGCCTTGGCGCGCCGACCGACAGGAACCCGCATGGAAGTCTCCCGCATACGCGCACTGCGCGGCCCCAATCTGTGGAGCCGCAATACCGCCATCGAAGCCATCGTCGCCTGCGACGACCAGGAATGTTCGATCGAGCGCCTGCCGTCCATGGAACCCCGCCTGCGCGCGCGCTTTCCGCAGCTGGGCCCGCTCAGCCCCGAAGGCTATGCGGGGACCGTGTCGATGGCGCACGTGCTGGAACAGGTGGCGCTGCTGCTGCAGGCGCATGCCGGCTGCCCGGTCACCTTCAGCCGAACGTCCGCCACCATAGAGCCGGGCGTGTTCCAGGTGGTCGTCGAATACAGCGAGGAAGAAGTCGGCCGGCTGGCCTTCGAGCTGGCCGAAAAGCTGTGCCTGGCCGCGCGCGAGGACGCGCCCTTCGACCTGGCCGACGCCCTGCACCGCCTGCGCGAACTGGATGAAGACATCCGCCTGGGGCCCAGCACCGGCGCCATCGTCCATGCCGCCGTCGCGCGCGGCATCCCCTATCGCCGGCTGACGCAAGGCAGCATGGTGCAATTCGGCTGGGGCTCGCGGCAACGCCGCATCCAGGCCGCGGAAACCGACCGCACCAATGCGATTTCCGAATCGATCGCGCAGGACAAGGACCTGACCAAGATGCTGCTGGCGGCCGCCGGCGTGCCGGTGCCGCTGGGACGCACCGCGTCCAGCGCCGATGACGCCTGGGCCGCCGCGCAGGAACTGGGCGGGCCGGTCGTCGTCAAGCCGCGCGACGGCAGCCAGGGACGCGGCGTCGCCGTCAATATCGAAACGCGCGAACGCATCACGGCCGCGTACGCCGCGGCCGCGGAGATCAGCCGCGACGTCATCGTCGAGCGCTACATCCCCGGCCATGACTTCCGCCTGCTGGTGGTGGGCGACACCCTGGTGGCCGCCGCGCGCCGCGATCCGCCGCAGGTATCCGGCGACGGCGTGCATACCGTGCGCGAGCTGATCGACCAGGTCAACCTGGACCCCTTGCGCGGCGACGGCCACGCGACGTCACTGACCAAGATACGCATCGACGACATCGCCGTCGCCACGCTGGCCAAGCAGGGCTACACCGTGGATTCCGTGCCGCCCACCGGCGCGCGCGTGGTCCTGCGCAACAACGCCAACCTGAGCACCGGCGGCTCGGCCACCGACGTGACCGACGAAGTGCATCCCGAGCTCGCCGCGCGCGCGGTGACCGCGGCGCGCATGATAGGCCTGGACCTGTGCGGCGTGGACGTGGTCGCGGAAACGATGCACCTGCCGATGGAAGAACAGCGTGGCGCCATCGTCGAAATCAATGCCGCGCCCGGCTTGCGCATGCATCTGACGCCTTCCTTCGGCAAGGGCCGCGCGGTGGGCGAAGCCATCATCTCGAACATGTTCGCCGACGGCGAAGACGGCCGCATCCCCGTGGTCGCGGTCGCCGGCACCAACGGCAAGACGACCACGGTGCGCCTGACCGCGCACCTGATCGGCCAGGACGGCACGCGCGTCGGCATGACGAATTCCGATGGCGTCTATATCGGGCCGCGCCGCATCGACACGGGCGACTGCAGCGGTCCGCGCAGCGCGCGCAGCGTACTGGGACATCCGGACGTCGACGCGGCCGTGCTGGAAACCGCGCGCGGCGGCATCCTGCGCGAAGGCCTGGCCTTCGATCGCTGCAACGTCGCCGTCGTCACCAACATCGGCATGGGCGACCACCTGGGCCTGGGCTACATCAGCACGGTCGAGGACCTGGCGGTGGTCAAGCGCGTCATCGTGCAGTACGTGAAGCCGTCGGGCTATGCGGTGCTGAACGCGGCCGATCCCATCGTCGCGGAAATGGCGGCCAGTTGCCCGGGCGGGATCATCTACTTCGCGCTGGATGGCCATCATCCGCGCATGAACACCCATCGCGCGCAGGGCGGCCGCGTCGTCTATCGCGACGGCGCGCACCTGGTCGCGGCGCAGGACGGCAGGACGGAAAAGATCGCACTGGCCGATATTCCCTTGACGCGCGATGGCGTCATCGCCTTCCAGGTGGAAAACGCGATGGCCGCGATCGCCGCGGCCTGGGCGCTGGAAACGCCCTGGGCGCAAATCCGCCAGGGCCTGCAGACTTTCATCAATGACGCCGCCACGGCCCCTGGCCGCTTCAACGTGTTCAATTACCGGGGCGCGACCATCATTGCCGACTATGGCCACAATCCCGATGCGATCGGGGCGCTGGTCCAGGCCGTCGAAGCCATGCCGGCCACGCGCCGGTCGGTGGTGATCAGCGGCGCCGGCGACCGCCGCGACGAAGACATCCGCCGCCAGACGGAAATCCTGGGCGAAGCCTTCGACGACGTGCTGCTGTACCAGGATCAATGCCAGCGCGGCCGCGCCGATGGCGAGGTCATCGCGCTATTGCGCGAAGGACTGCGCAACGCCAGCCGGACCAGCTACTCGACCGAGATCAATGGCGAGTTCGTCGCCATCGACGCGGCGCTGGAGCGGCTCCAGGCCGGAGACCTGTGCCTGATCCTGGTGGACCAGGTCGAAGAAGCCCTGGCCCATATCGCCATGCGCGTGGCGGAGACCCGCGCCACGGCTTGAAGTCGCTTGCCGAACCCGACTCGGGGCGTCGCCCTGGGCCGGCGCGCGCCCATTCAAGCGGTATCCACCCTGCCTGCGGAGCCGCATCCGGCAGCATGTAACGGGGTCTCGTCAAAACAACGCCAAGGGTTGCGCATTTGTAACAGCGGTGCCCTCTTGCGCCGGATTCGCTGAGCAGCGCAATGCTGCTTACATTTGCCCACATCCCGGTTTGACCCTCCCCAGCGGCGCCACGTAGCGTATGCATAACCCGAACGCCAGGGCACACCGTCCTGGATCGTGGCCACTGCCGGGACCGCCGTGCGATCCCGACGTTTTTCCGACTCGGGAGGCAATCATGCTGTATTACGCCGCTGTTTTCTTCGTTATCGCCATCATCGCCGCCGTGCTGGGCTTCGGTGGGATCGCCGCCGGCGCCGCCGGCATCGCGAAGATCCTGTTCATCGTGTTCCTGGTCCTGGCCCTGCTGTCCGTGCTGGGCGGCGTGTTCCGACGATAGTCGGGACGGGACCCCGCTTTCGCTGGCCACACCCTAGCTGAACCCACAAGGAGAACTCTAATGCGTACTCGTCAAATCATCGTCGCCGCCGTCCTCGGCCTGAGCACCGCCGCCCTGCCGGCCGCCTATGCGGCCGACAATATGAGCAGCGACGGCAAGCCCAAGCAATCCGTGGGTGAATACGCGTCCGATACGGTCGTCACCACCAAGGTGAAGGCCGCCATCGTCGCCGACAAATCGCTCAGCGCCCTGGATATCGCGGTGGAAACCAACAACGGCGTGGTCACGCTCACCGGTACGGTGGCGACCTCCGCGCAGAGCGACCAGGCCACCCACGTGGCGCGGGGCGTGGAAGGCGTCAAGCAGGTCAAGAACAACCTGAAGGTCGACGCCTCGAAGAAGTAAGCCTCAGGGCAGCGTTATCGTCCCGCTGCCCAGTTCCAGCACTCGGCCGGATACGCGCACTTCCCGGCCGGGTGTGACTTCCAGCCCAAGAAAGCAGGGACGGCTGACAGCCTCGCCTTGCTCGACTTTTGCCCGCAGCGGCAGCTCCCGGCGCGTCGCGATGACCCAACCGCCCAGGTTGGCGCAGGCCGAACCGGTGCCCGGATCCTCTACCGCCCCGCCCCCCGGACTGAGAAAGAAGTAACGCGCGACCACACGGTCGGCGCCGTCCTTGTCGCGCCCGTCGAAGGCGAACAGGTACATGACCTTGCGGCCGGACTTGCTGGCTTCCCACTGCGCGAGCCGAGCGCCATCGGGCCGGGCGCGCCGCACGGCGTCGGCGGATTTCAAAGGCACCACCAACTGGTGCGCTCCGGTGTCCACCCAGACAGGCGCGGCCAGCAGGTCGTCTTCATGCAGGCCGACATTGGCCGCGATCGCGGCGGCCGGCTGCGCCGGCGCGTTGGTTTGCGGCGTGCCGCCGCCCGGCGCCGCCAGGGTCCAGGTATCGCCGCGCGCCTGCACCGGCACCACGCCCGCCAGCGTTTCCAGGGTCAGGGTATCGCCCGTTCGCGCCAGGGCGCGCACCACCTGCGACGTTCCCAGGGTGGGATGGCCGGCGAACGGCATCTCGGAACCCGGCGTGAAGATGCGCATGCGCGCGCTGGCCGATGCCGACGGCAGGATGAAGGTGGTCTCGGACAGGTTGAACTGCAGCGCCAGCGCCTGCATTTCATCGTCGCTCAGGCCACGGCCATCTTCGAAGACGCACAAGGGATTGCCGCCGAAAGTGCTTTCGGCGAAGACGTTCAGGATGCGGAAGCGATAGGTTCTCATGCGCGCCATACTACGCCATGGCAGAGCAGGCGCACTACCAGGTGACGAAGAACAGCACCCAGGCATAGCAGAACGGCGCCAGGCCAGCCGCGAACACCAGCCACGCCGCCAGCCTGCGTCCGGGCGACGGCGTACGCCGCGCAATGACGCGCCAGGCCAGCCGCAGCGTCCATGCCACCGCCAGGCTCAGCAGGGCGAACCGCAGGGGATTCGCCCACATCGCCTTGACGCCTTCGTGCTTGAGCAGCGTGATGGTGGTGGCCGACAAGCCCAGGAAGACGCCGATGCCGGCGGCCGGGATCAGCGGCTGGGCCAGCTTGTGCAGCCCCGCGCCGCCCCAGCGCGTGCGGCCCGGCACCGCCGGCAACACGCGGTCGGCCAGCCACAGGGCAGCGTAGATCGCCCCGCCCACGACGGCCGTGGTGGCCGCGATGAAGAACAGGATGCTGGCGCCATCGAGCCAGGAAAAGCTGTCGTTGACGTCCGGGTAATGCGTCAGGATGAACCATGGCGCGTTGTCCAGCAGCGGCCAGGTGATGTCGCGCTCGATCAGCCAGGTCGCGGCGGCCTGCTTGAGCGTCACGAACCAGGGGCTGGCGCTCCACAGGAAGGCGCCCATGGCGATGCCCATCATGCCGAACACCACCAGGACGGTCTGCCAGACGTCGCCGTCGGCCACTTCGACGATTTCCGCTTCGGGCGAGCGCGGCGTCAGGGCGATGGCGCCGCGATAGCCGCTGCAGCGTCCGCACATATGGCAGTCGCCCGCGCCCTTCATGTGGCGCAACGGCACCAGCGGCGCGCAATTGACGGACTGTATGCGTATGACGGGGTGCCGCCAGGCTTCCTCGTTGACCTTGAAATGCCAGGGCGACAGCTTGGCCAGCAGGTTGAATACGCCGTTGACCGGGCACAGGTACTTGCACCACACCCGCTTGCTGCGGCCGTAGCGCCAGCCCACCACCATGGCGGCGGCAGTCGAACCGCCCAGCACCGCCAGCACGGCCAGCGGGTACTGGTACACGCTGACCAGCTGGCCGTAAATGGTGGTCAAGGCAAAGGCCACGAAGGGCCAGCCGCCCCAACGCATCCAGCGAGGGATCGCCAGGCCCTTGCCCCGCTCGCTGGCCCACTCGGTCAGCATGCCTTCCGGGCAGAACAGGCCGCACCAGGCGCGACCCATGATGGGCATGGACACCAGCACGAACGGCCACCATATGCCCCAGAAGGCGAACTGCGCGACCACCGTCAGGTTGTTGAACACGGATGCGGTGTTGTCCGGCAGCGGCATGGCCGCCGGCACGACCAGCAGGAAGACGTACAACGCAACGATGCCCCACTGCAGCTTGCGCAGCAAAGGAGCATGGTCACGAAGGAAATCGGCCACGCGGGCGGTTGTCCGCGCCACTGCTACAGCCATCGGCATTACCTTTACAGATACTTCCTGGATGCCCGGAATGCCGGCGCGGCCCGCGAGCGGGACGTCGCCGTGCGAATAACGGGCGCCATTATCGCGTGTTGGCGGCAGTATTGCCGGACGCCGTGTTGGCGGCGCCTGACGCGGCGACGGCGCGGGGCGCCGCCGGGCGTACCCGGCTCAGCAGTGCCCACACCACGATCCAGTACGCCACCCACACCAGCACCGTCGTCAGCGCGGGATAGGCGCGATAGCCCGCGAAGTCGGCCAGCACCTTGCCTATGCCACTGCTGTCGTCCAGCAGCCAGCTGCTGTCCCAGATGGGATCCACCAGCGGCGGCACGACGCCCAGCGAAATCAGATGATCCAGGCCGCCCACCAGCAGCGAGCCAGCCAGCAACAGCAGCAGGATTTCGGTCACCCGGAAGAAACGCCGCCAGGTGATCAGCTTGCCGCCCAATTGCAGCAGCCAGAACGTCAGCAGGGCCACGGCGAATCCCGCCAGGCCGGCCAGGCTCAGCAGCCAGCCGCTGGCGCCGCCCGCCCCCGCCGACACCGTGCCGTACAGGAACACCACGGTTTCGCTGCCTTCGCGGGCGACGGCGATCATCACCAGGATCAGCAGGCCCCACCAGTTGTCGCTACGGACCGAATCGCGCGCGCCGCTTTCCAGCTCGCCCTTCAGCGTACGGCCGTGCTTTTTCATCCAGAAGACCATCTGCACGACCAGGGCGCAGGCGACCAGCGCCATGCCGGCCTGGAACCACTCCTGCCCGGTGTCGGACAACCACGACGATACGCCCAGCAGCACCAGCGCCAGCGCCACGGCCAATCCCAGGCCGGCCGCCACGCCGCCCCACAGATAGGGCAGCCCGCGCCGGCCTTCCGGCGTGGCGCGCAGCCACGTATACAGGATGCCCACGACCAGCAGGGCTTCCACGGATTCGCGCCAAACGATAAAAGAAACCTGTTCCATGACACCGCCGGGGCGCGCGCGCCCCGTTCAATCCTTGGGTTTAACGACCAGCGTGCCTTTGACGTCCTGGTGGAAATCGTCAAAGAACGGGTATTCGCCGGGTCGCGAAATGGTGATCACGACAAAGGACTTCACGCCGGGCCCCAGCACTTTTTCCTTGCGCAGCGGAATGCTCTCGAATTCCACGGGCTCGTTGCTTTCGTTGCTGAGCTCTATCTTGAAGCGGCCCGCCGGGACTTCCAGCCGCGCCGGCTCGAACGTGCCGTTCGGCTTGAACGTCAGCTGGAAAGTCGGCAACTCGTCGGCGCGCGCGGGTCCCGCCGCGGAAAGCAGGACCAGCGCGATCGCGGGCAGCCATGCGCGGGCAGGCGCCATGATCAATACCCGCCCTTCTTGCCGGTACCGGCGAAGACGAATTCGTAGTCCAGTTCGAAGGGCTGGAACCACGGGCCGACGCCGGTTTCCTTGTCGATGTGGCGGCCGAAGTGGCTGTGCGAATCGGCGGTGGGCGGCGCGATGAGGAACTTCAGCTTGTACTTGCCGGGGCCTTCCAGCTTGACGTTATCGCCGTAGTGCGGACCGTCGTTGGCGACCATGGGCATCAGCATGCCCTTCTGCACGTTATTGCTGCCGACCTTCTGGAGTTCGAAATTGACCACCAGGTAGGGCATCCATTCGCCTTCCGGGAAGCCGGTGGGGTTGTTCGCCGTGGCGTGGATATCGGCTTCCAGGTGGATGTCCGAATCCTTGGCGGGACGCATGACGCCGGGAGGATCCATCTCGATGGGCTGCAGGTACACCGCGCCGATTTCCATGCCGCCCTTTTCCGCGGGCTTGCCGATAGGGTATTCCGCCGCATGGGCGGCGCCGTAGAGCATCAGGCCGGCGGCCAGGACGAGGGCATGTTTGATCATCGAATTTTCCTTCCGGCGTACTCGCGCCGTCACGCAACCGTAAAGATGAAAGGATAGGCAAAAGCAAGCATGAATGCAAACAAGAACCGTTTTCATGCTTACATTCAACGGCTGGCGCGGCGCCGGCGACGGTCGCGGGAGCGACAAGCTGCGGATAGGACCTGGATAAGCCCGCGGGGTTCCCCCGGGCTGGTGGAGCGTGTGCCACGCGGCATCGGAGGGTGCCGGATACCCGTCAGGGCCCGGCGGCATGTCCGAGGATCCTGACCGGTGGATGCCTGGCGGGGTGGATCCCCTGCCCGGCATCCTGGCCGGGCACCCCTGGCCGGGCACCCCTAGCCGGGCGCCCCTGGCCGGGCGCCCCTCGCCAGGCGCCCCCGCCCTGCGCCTACTTGCGGTTGCCCTGCGGGGCGCCCGGGAATGGGAACGTGGAGAACATGGACCGCGTCTGGTCCTGCATCTTGTCCTGCATCTGCACGAACAGGTTCTTGCTCTGTTCGATGTAGCTGTTCATCATGTTCTGCATCATCGGGGCCTGGCCGTTCATGAACTGGGTCCAGGCCTCCGGCCCGAACTGGTTGCCGTACAGCCCCTTGGACTGCTCGGCCATGCGCTCCTGGATTTCCATGAACGCCTGGATGTTCTTCTCCAGATACGAGCCCATGATGCCCTGCATGGCGTGCCCGTAGAAACGGATGATCTGCGCCAGCATGTTCGACGAGAACATGGGCACGCCGCCGCCCTCTTCTTCCAGGATGATCTGCAGCAGGATGCTGCGGGTCAGGTCGTCGCCGCTTTTGGCATCGACGACCTGGAAGGACTCATTGGCAAGCACCAGCTGCTTGACGTCCGCCAGGGTGATGTACGTGCTGGTCTGCGTGTCGTACAAGCGGCGGTTCGGGTATTTCTTGATCAGGCGCGTACTGCCGCCTGCTTGGGCTTGCGTCATGGTTGTCCCCTGCTGGGTCGATCGTGTTGTACTTATGGTGGGATGTCGGTGGTTAGGGAATGCGGCTCAATGCATGTGCAAGCCGCCGTTCAACGAAAAGTCCGCGCCGGTGGCGAAGCCCGATTGGTCGGACGCCAGCCACGAAACCATGGAGGCGATTTCCTCCGGCGTGCCCAGGCGCCGCACGGGTATGGTCGCGACGATTTTTTCCAGCACGTCGGGGCGGATGGCACGCACCATGTCCGTACCGATATAGCCCGGCGACACGGTATTGACGGTCACGCCCTTGCTGGCCACTTCCTGCGCGAGTGCCATGGTAAAGCCATGTATCC
It encodes the following:
- a CDS encoding 4Fe-4S binding protein, giving the protein MAVAVARTTARVADFLRDHAPLLRKLQWGIVALYVFLLVVPAAMPLPDNTASVFNNLTVVAQFAFWGIWWPFVLVSMPIMGRAWCGLFCPEGMLTEWASERGKGLAIPRWMRWGGWPFVAFALTTIYGQLVSVYQYPLAVLAVLGGSTAAAMVVGWRYGRSKRVWCKYLCPVNGVFNLLAKLSPWHFKVNEEAWRHPVIRIQSVNCAPLVPLRHMKGAGDCHMCGRCSGYRGAIALTPRSPEAEIVEVADGDVWQTVLVVFGMMGIAMGAFLWSASPWFVTLKQAAATWLIERDITWPLLDNAPWFILTHYPDVNDSFSWLDGASILFFIAATTAVVGGAIYAALWLADRVLPAVPGRTRWGGAGLHKLAQPLIPAAGIGVFLGLSATTITLLKHEGVKAMWANPLRFALLSLAVAWTLRLAWRVIARRTPSPGRRLAAWLVFAAGLAPFCYAWVLFFVTW
- a CDS encoding FTR1 family iron permease, with translation MEQVSFIVWRESVEALLVVGILYTWLRATPEGRRGLPYLWGGVAAGLGLAVALALVLLGVSSWLSDTGQEWFQAGMALVACALVVQMVFWMKKHGRTLKGELESGARDSVRSDNWWGLLILVMIAVAREGSETVVFLYGTVSAGAGGASGWLLSLAGLAGFAVALLTFWLLQLGGKLITWRRFFRVTEILLLLLAGSLLVGGLDHLISLGVVPPLVDPIWDSSWLLDDSSGIGKVLADFAGYRAYPALTTVLVWVAYWIVVWALLSRVRPAAPRAVAASGAANTASGNTAANTR
- the phaR gene encoding polyhydroxyalkanoate synthesis repressor PhaR, which translates into the protein MTQAQAGGSTRLIKKYPNRRLYDTQTSTYITLADVKQLVLANESFQVVDAKSGDDLTRSILLQIILEEEGGGVPMFSSNMLAQIIRFYGHAMQGIMGSYLEKNIQAFMEIQERMAEQSKGLYGNQFGPEAWTQFMNGQAPMMQNMMNSYIEQSKNLFVQMQDKMQDQTRSMFSTFPFPGAPQGNRK
- a CDS encoding cupredoxin domain-containing protein, whose product is MMAPARAWLPAIALVLLSAAGPARADELPTFQLTFKPNGTFEPARLEVPAGRFKIELSNESNEPVEFESIPLRKEKVLGPGVKSFVVITISRPGEYPFFDDFHQDVKGTLVVKPKD
- a CDS encoding iron transporter yields the protein MIKHALVLAAGLMLYGAAHAAEYPIGKPAEKGGMEIGAVYLQPIEMDPPGVMRPAKDSDIHLEADIHATANNPTGFPEGEWMPYLVVNFELQKVGSNNVQKGMLMPMVANDGPHYGDNVKLEGPGKYKLKFLIAPPTADSHSHFGRHIDKETGVGPWFQPFELDYEFVFAGTGKKGGY
- a CDS encoding PhzF family phenazine biosynthesis protein, with product MRTYRFRILNVFAESTFGGNPLCVFEDGRGLSDDEMQALALQFNLSETTFILPSASASARMRIFTPGSEMPFAGHPTLGTSQVVRALARTGDTLTLETLAGVVPVQARGDTWTLAAPGGGTPQTNAPAQPAAAIAANVGLHEDDLLAAPVWVDTGAHQLVVPLKSADAVRRARPDGARLAQWEASKSGRKVMYLFAFDGRDKDGADRVVARYFFLSPGGGAVEDPGTGSACANLGGWVIATRRELPLRAKVEQGEAVSRPCFLGLEVTPGREVRVSGRVLELGSGTITLP